The genomic stretch AGGAGGCTGGACTTGTTTACAATCACCGGTCATTGGACCTCCTGGGAATGgagtgtgaacttgggcaaggtAGCCCTACTCAGTCAAGGCAATTTCCAAAACTCCCAAAAGGCACTCTCAGCGCCCCCAGTGtagagggtggggtgggcatgGGTGGATAAATCCTTCAGTCCTGTAGGGAGATCTTGGCAGCACCTGGTGAGAGCCACACACAGGGGCTGGCTGAAGGCAGGTGGGGGTGGCTGGGCCACAGAGGAGGTCCAGCCAGGGCCCAGAGCAGCACCTTCCCATCTTCCTCCAGGACCTCACTCTGAGCAGAATGGGCTGGAAGCCAGTGGGCAAGGGAGCATGAGAAAAAGTCTGTGCGGGGCAGCCCCAGGTAGCTGAGCAGGGGACGGCCAGGGGATGTCTCTGAGAGCAAGCAGGACTAGGACTGGACCCAGTGACAACCCAGTAGGGGACAGGAAAAAGGTGGATTCAAGGGGAAATGACTGCCAGGGATTCTGTCCTCAGGGATGATggtggcaatgcctttcttttagAAGAGGCAGTGAAGAAGGTGCACACCTTGGACAAAGAGGCTGAAGGCCTTTGCTGAGTTTGCCATCCAAGTGATGATGCCCAGTGGGCAGCTCagtcagtttcagttcagtcgctcagttgtgtctgactctttgcgaccccatggactgcagcaagcctggcttccctgtccatcaccaacttctggagcttgcgcaaactcacgcttattgagtcggtgatgccatcctgccatcttatcctctgtcgtccccttctcctgccttcaatctttcccagcatcaggtcttttccaatgagtcagttctttatatcagatggccaaagtactggaatttcagcttcagcatcagtgggcAGCTCAGTGGATCTTAAATAACTGGCACAAAATGAACTTGAAAGAAGGAAAACCTTGGGTGGACTTGGTTACAAGATCAAGTGCAGCCTTCTCAGCAGGCATTGGAGATTTTCTCGGTTGATTTCTGCAGGTTCAGCTCCACCCTTGTAGCCAACCTGGCCTCTTAACTTCAACCTGATCCTTCCCCACATCCTGTCTTacctgccccacccaccctcccactTCCCCACCCTGCTCACTCCATGCAAATCTTTTACAATCCCAAATATCCCCCCAGGTCAAATGCTTTCTAGATGGAATCCTACCTAACTCTAAAAATTGTAACCTCTACCTTGAGTCCCCACAAGTGCTTTAAGAGCTTGAATGCATTCAGTAGCGTATTTGACCACAGCCAGTAACTTAATCTTTGCAGGCTTCTCTGTGAAAAGGGACAAAAAAGAACTCCACTGGGTAGTTGTGAAACGTCAGTGTGTCAAGCGCTAACAGCGCCTGCCACGTTACAGAGTTCAATTAATGTTAGCTATTGTTAATTTTCATCTTCCTAATCCTCAGCCTCTAGTTTAGGAGATGCTTCATTAGTGCTGGCTGAATGAAGGGAGACTTAATATGGAAAAGGATTTATCCTTGGGGCTcgatctggttttagaaaatgaagcATTTAGCAGAAGTACAGAAGGGACTCTGATAACAGTTATCTATGTTCGGTGTCCAGGGACTCCGGGTTGACCTGGTTCCCGAAAGAAAAACGACAGCGTCTAGGTTGTTTTTTCATGGAGCTCTGTGCAGGGTCTGACACATCTCGCGCTCACCCAAATCAGGTTGCACGAGTGCGTGCACACGCCCTGGCAGGACTGCCTGGGTGTAGGCAGTATCACTATCTATCCGGTCACCAAGGAACCGGGTTAGCCCCGGGGCTCTAGACCCTGCTGCGCGTGTGGAGGCTGCGGAGGAGGCACGGGGAGGGGACAGGAATTCGGCGACGGCCACGTGGGCCCCTTCCGCTCTCTCCCCACATCCTTTGTTTCCCACCGGCCGCGGCTCAGGAAGCTCTTTCTGCGAGTCACCGCGAAGGGGCGGCCGGGGAGCCGGGAGAAGCTATTTCCGTGCAATCCGGGCGGGCGGCAGGCGCGGGAGGGGCGTGGAGGTGGAGGAGAGCAGAAGGCCtagtgtttgcttttatttcatccaACAGAAGGTTCTATTTGTGGAAGCGAACAGACGCTGGGGATTAGagctgggagggggcaggaaaaaaaaaaaaaaaaaccgtcaCATACACTACCACGCATAGGTCTTCCCCGGAACTACCGCGTGGGGGTGAATGAGTGATTCTGGAATTCATcaccttctctttcctcccttcctccggCTACCGCCGGGTCTCGGCGACGCCTACAGTTCCAACCCGAGGTCCCCAGGCGCGGAGCGGCGAGGGGATCCCCCAGGGCAAAAGGAGTCACCCTCCGGCCGCACCGAGCGGCGGGTGCTGGAGAGCTGGTGCGCGCGCCCGCAGTCCATTGTGCTCTGAGTGAATGAGGAGCGCGCACCAATCACCGGTCGCTTCACCTCCCGCggcccctcccctcccgcccACTTCCCCGGGACCCTGACGTCACGGGAACTTTTCCTCCGCCTCCTCCCCCGACTTCCAGCGCTGAGTCCACGGCCTGCGGGAGGGCGCGCGCCGCCTCCTGCCTAGACCAGCCTGTTGGGGGTAGGGGTAGCTAGGGGGAACGTGTGCGCGCGCCCCAGCGGGCTCAGAACTCACCACCTGCGCCGGAGCGCGCTCAGCCCGGAGCATCCCAGCCCTCGGGCCACCCCCCTCGCCCCCGCCGACCCAGCTCCACCTTCCCTTCCCGCCgcaccccgccccctcccccggtCCTCCCCCTCCGCTTCGGTGACTGCTCGCCCGGCGGCAGGGCCGGAGTCGTCGCAGTCACCTCATTGCACAACCCGGCTTCCCAACTGTTTACACAGCCcggcctgtgagtgtgtgtgtatacagcgTGAGTCACCGGGAGGCggaggaggtggaggaaaaggagaaggaggagtgCACTGGCTGGGATCGGTGCGgcgcacacactcactcacactcagTCACTCTCTCCGAGAGCGTCTCGCTCGCGCACACTCACGCCGGGAGCCCAGGAGCGCGCCGGATTCCGAGCGCAGCGGAAAAGTTGCTCCGGCTTTCGCTACGAGACTTCTTGCTCTGGGAAGTGTGTTTGCTCCGTGGCTCCAGCGAGCCTGCGGAATCTTGTGCTCGCCGCTCTGAACCTCGGGAAGGCCGGCCGCCTCTGCCTCCCCAACTGTCGGCAGCTTCGACAACAATAGCGGCGGCTGCCCCCGCTCTGCGAGGCGCCCAGAGCCGGTACCCGCGGAGATCCGGAGACCCGAGCCGGCCTCCGCGCCCCGGACGCGCTGCCAGCGTGATCCCCGCGTGCACCAGGAACGGCTCCAGCTTTGCCCCCGTGGGGGCAGAACCAAGCTCCGTCTGCAAACTCCATCCCCCGGGCTGGAGTAAGTCGCGGCGCCCGTCGCGCCTTTCCGGGCGGATCCGAGGACTTATAAAGCAGGGGCCGCCCCGGCCCGGATCGGGATGCGGGTCGGTCCCGTGCGCTCTGCCATGAACGGCGTCTCGCAGCCCCGCACTCCGGCCTTGTTGCTCGCCGCCGGCCGGGGCACCCCGGCCAAACGCCTGCTGGACGCGGACGACGCGGCGGCCGTGGCGGCCAAGTGCCCACGTCTCTCCGAGTGTTCGAGCCCCCCGGACTACCTCAGCCCCCCTGGCTCTCCCTGCAGCCCGCAGCCTCCGCCCGCCGCTCCAGGGGCCGGCGGCGGCTCCGGGAGCGCTCCGGGGCCCAGCCGCATCGCCGACTACCTGCTGCTGCCCCTGGCTGAGCGCGAGCATGTGTCCCGGGCGCTGTGCATCCACACCGGCCGCGAGCTGCGCTGCAAGGTACGCACCCGGGGGGCCGGGACCTGGCGGAGGTCGCGGGTGAGGGGGGACACGGTGGCAGGCAAAAGTGTTTGAGGTCTCGTCCGCCAGCGCCCGGGAGCCGAAGGTGCCGCCAGCGTTTGGGCTTGGGGCAAGGCGGTTAAGTATGTTTGAGCCCGGGAAGGCAGCATTTGACCAGGATCTCCTTACTGGGAATTGTGAGGTTCGGATGGAGTGGGATAATTCGAACTCGGCGGTCAAGAGGAAGTGCGGTGCTTAATTGCTTTATATCTATTAGATATTATTTCCTTAGCGCCCAGTTTAGTGCGTGGCGCTCCATATAAGTTGTGGAATTGAAATGGATTCCAGGGCCATGCCATTCTCCTTTTCTCATTCTCCTCGGTCCCCCCGCCCCTCGTTCTGGAAGGGCGCCCTACAGTGGGTGCCTGCTTGGAGCTTGGAGTAGCTGGCAGCTCTCTCGCCGGGGCTGCGAGGCACCCGGGCTTAGTTGTGGGTGGTCAGGGGCGGGAGGTCCGTGTCGGGCGCAGGTGTTGGGGATTCCGGCTGGAACCCGCGCTAGAACCGGAACCCTGTCTTCCCCAGAGAGCAGTCTGGCGCGGGGGGTCTTCCAGCCAGGGCGGGGGGATTTGGCCGGAATGGAAGTGTTGGAAAGCCCGCGCCTGCTAGGAAACCCTCGCTTCCATTCATGTCTTGATTTTCCGGCCGGCGATTTTCCTTTGAACATAAGGGATGCCATCCAATTGGAGGTACAACTGGAAACAGGATTCCCCGCGCTCTCCTCCTGCGCCAGTAGACGCAGAACATTCCCACAGTCCATCTACCTTTTGCGAGCTGGACACCCCGGTCTCAGACATTTCTGATAATCCTCTGGGCCCCTCCTTTTCACCTGAAAGATAGGTTCACCCCTCAGTTAAAGTCACTCGGGTTTTCTGCAACTCACCTGACCCCCCAACTTCCCTGGGCTCGCTGCTGCCATCTACTGGCCGACCCGAACGAAACTTCAAATGCATGATCAAGCCCAGTTTTAAAGGGGGGAAATTCTTTTCTTCTGGGTCGCTGGGGCTAAGAGCTCTTTTGGGAGGAGTATGAgtgtgggctgggggtgggaggaggggggcagCGGAGAGATTTCTTCGAGCTGGTGACAGAGCAGCCAGGCCTCAGAAGTGGGGTGGGTCTGGTCATTGTGCAACCCCTTCCAGTTCCTCTGAGCAGATAATAGCCGAATCCAGATGGTGACAATCCGTGTGTCACCGTTTCCAGTTGAGTCTAGGATATGAGTAACCGGACTAAACAAAAGGCCCTTAAAGAGACCAGTCAGCTTCTTAGAGGAGATGCTACTGGTGTCCTGGgtgaaggtgggggtgggaattGGTGGGGGGTAGggagataaataaacaaatgaatcccccctgcccccaggatCCTGTATCCCTCCTGTGGGAATGTTACCTCAAGACTGCTTATACCTGAGTCAGCCCAGGCAGGTTGCTTAGGGCTGTGTTGACAGACTTGGAGTCATTTGTTCCTTCCCGGTAATGACAGAGCTGCGTGTTCTCCAGCCCCTTGCTTCCACTTGGAAGCTGCATAGTCACCACCTTCTGTGCCCTTCCTGGTCTGCAGGAGGTCATGCCTTTCCAGGGACTGCTCCTGCAGACACCAGAGGGACCTCTGTCAGCCCCTTGGCACCCGCCGGCGAGCAAGGGCCACAGAGGGTGGGGACTTCGGGGCTTAGCTCTCTGGAGCTTGTGGAAGGCCATACAGAGAAACCATCCATATGGTGGCTCTTTGAATATTTGCTAGCCCAGAGCCCTAGATGCTTCTGGTTTGGGGGTGTTAGGGGTAGCTGCGACTGCATAAAGTGGGGTTGAAGAGCTAATGggggtgtgtgcgtgcatgctaagtcgcttcagcttcatgtccggctctttgcaatcccctggactgtagcctgccaggctcctctgtccatgggatttcccaggcaagactactggagcgggttgccttgtcctcttccaggggatcttcctgacccagagatagacccccatcacttatgtctcctgcgttgacaggcaggttctttaccattagtgccacctgggaagtcccagactGAGAATTGCAGCCCAGCTGCTGGAAGGCAGTCTCTGCTTCTCTAGCCTCCTAAGCGGGTCCACTTCTCTCTGCAGGTGTTTCCCATTAAACACTACCAGGACAAAATCCGGCCTTACATCCAGCTGCCATCACATAGGAACATCACGGGCATCGTGGAGGTGATCCTTGGGGAAACAAAGGCCTACGTCTTCTTTGAGAGGGACTTTGGGGACATGCACTCCTACGTGCGCAGCCGGAAGAGGTTGCGGGAAGAGGAGGCCGCCCGGCTCTTCAAGCAGATTGTCTCTGCCGTCGCCCACTGCCACCAGTCAGCCATTGTGCTGGGGGACCTGAAGCTTAGGAAGTTTGTCTTCTCCACCGAAGAGAGGTGAGCGGCCTCCACAGCCTCTCCTGTGCCTTTTGGAACTGAAACGAGGCTGCAGGTTGAGCAGTTAGGGGTGGTGCATTGGTTGAGAACAACATCAAGGGCTCAGTTGTCCCAGAGTTAGTCTTGAGAAGTCCTCTCTCCTAAAGAGCCAATGCCACAGCTGGGTTTCCTGCACCCTCGTGAATGTGGCCTGGGGACACCTTGGTGCATTTGTGGGATATCACGTGAGGATAGGTTACCCTCCCCAATTCCACCCTGGGATCAGGTTTATTCCCCATTGTTGTCAGAAAGGTCAGTTCTTCTCCGGTACAAATGTCAGCCTGCCCTTCACAGCATCGATTCCTAGAGGACATTTTAAAATCCTTGTTTATActgagtgcctttttttttttggtacctaGGAAGTGTCACAGAACTGGTCAGACTGTCCTATTTGCAGAAACCTCTCCTTTCCTTCACCCCACACTTCTGTTCTGTGTCATGCTTGGCCCCCAATATTTTCTCCACTTTGTCCAGTGACTTTTTAGGCATTTTGTTTGGATACATCTTCAGAAAATAGCCACTGTTGAATAAGAAATGGAAGCTGGATGGAATTGGTTGCTAAATATAGATCATGGCTTACCTCATAAAAGAACAAGATGAGCCTGAGAAGACAATAATGAGACATTAAGATTCAGAGTTGAGGTTTCAGACAAGAGAATTCACGAAGCCAAAGGAGATAAACCTTACCTGGTTTTAGGAGGTGGGCCGCATCCCTTGTGGAAAGATTAAGAGCAATCCCACTGTCCAGTTGCACAGGTGGGTGTGCACTCTCCTACTGTAGCTGTTCATGCGGGGCTCACCCACCTGTGCCATTTTAGCCTTAACTCCCGATCCTATGAAAATGTACAGGGTTGTTGAGTTGCCAGAAAACCTGGCTTTGTATCTGACCTTGCAAGAGTTATTGGAACATACTGATtagcaaagaaaagcaaagtgtTGGCAATGAAGAAGTTTCCAGTTCCTGGAACACTCTCCTTTGATATGGTGATGTATTTTCTGAAACATGCCTTACACACCTCCTTGCTTACTTTTGAAATCCACCATTGCACAGGCGAATGTCATGTGCGTGGAGTTTGGCAACCCGAGGGTTAAGCAATGGCAGGCTGACGCTAGCCCTGTAAGCAGCACAGGTGCAGGGTTTTAGTACTACAGGAACCAATCAGCGGCAGACGGTGTGGGTTGAGTCATATTTTCCGTTTACAGAACCAATGGGTATTTTACATAACGACGGGGGAGGTCAGGCTGAGGACATACTGAAGTTAGCACATGTATACTACACTCCAGGGaacaggaaggcaggaaggaaaaaaaaaaaaaaacaactagaccTTTAAGAGGAAAAGGAATTGACCCAGTAGCCTGTACCAAATATTTGCGTCCTTCTCAACCAATGATTTACTGAAACAGAGCTAGTTCAGAGAAACTTAGCTGGGGGGACACAGTGGCCACCAGATATTGGAGGCTCCCCGCGTGGCTCTGGGCTTTGGGGGAGCCCAGGAGGCTTGAGTGGCTGGATCTGAATAGGGAGGCACCTGCAGCTTCACCTGAGAGCCTTGACTGAAGATGTTTCAGATTAGTTGTTACCTGAACAGATGAATCCCTGTCTGGGTAAACGAGCTCAGGTGGTGCTATACCAtcctagggtgtgtgtgtgtttgtgtatttgtgcgtgtgtgcatgtgtacacgtACATGGGCATTTTAGGCGTCCTGCATCTTTCAAACCCACCAGCCGCTTTCTTTGTCTTCTTGTCCTGGCATTCTTTGCAATTAAATATCCCAATACACGTAATTAACATTCCTCGTACTTTTCCTGAGTCGAGGCCATTGTGGGCTTGGGCTCAGGTGGAcagaactctctctctctgtgtatatcAATGTGAGCAGGAGTGCTGACAATCCGTGTGCAATATCAGTGACCTTGGGCTCCAGGTTCTGTAATGTTCTGTATTGCCAAGCATCGGTCCTAGTGACCCTGGCAGTCAGTGGCACGATAAGAGATAAGATCGGCTTATAGGATGCTCCGGCTCTCCCTAAAGCAGTAGGATAAGCtgttcttccctgatagcttttggagaaatgtcagcaTTCTCCTGACACAGGCTCCCACAACTGCAATGTGCACTTAGTAAATTGTGTAACCCCTATTAGGATATCTCTTCTAAGCTCTAGCATCATGAAAAGTATCTGGGGCTTTGCATCATACCCTCCACCCCAGGTGCTCTCTCAATACTTTGctaatttttattgcagtttgTATTGGTTTGTGAAATCCGGAGTCCTCCTGGGTAGGTTGCAAGGTAATGCTTACTGGATGAAGGGGTAACTGGCATTCCTTGGGCCTTTGCGTTGAGTGCCTGTGGACCCTATTATTGGGAAGGAAGGCCTTGTTTTTCATAGCAGCTGGATCTGGAAGTAATGGCTTGTTTCATGTCTTCTACAGAACCCAGCTCAGACTGGAAAGTCTTGAAGATACACACATAATCAAGGGAGAAGATGATGCTTTGTCAGACAAACACGGCTGCCCAGCCTATGTGAGCCCTGAGATTCTGAACACCACGGGGACCTACTCCGGAAAGGCAGCGGACGTTTGGAGCCTTGGGGTGATGCTCTACACCCTTTTGGTGGGGCGCTACCCCTTCCATGACTCAGACCCCAGTGCCCTTTTCTCCAAAATCCGACGTGGACAGTTCTGCATTCCTGACCACATTTCTCCCAAAGCCAGGTGCCTCATTCGCAGCCTCCTGAGACGGGAGCCTTCAGAGAGACTCACTGCCCCAGAGATCTTACTCCATCCCTGGTTTGAGTCTGTCTTGGAACCTGGGTACATCGACTCAGAAGTAGGAACTTCCGACCAGATTGTTCCAGAGTACCAGGAGGACAGTGACATCAGTTCCTTCTTCTGCTAATCCCCAAACCTCAGAAACCTCATAATTCTCACACATGGCATTTTCCATTTCTAAAGATGGACAGGCCTTTCGGCGTGAGGCCAACCAGACAGGTGATGGCGTGGAGACTGTGGCTGCTGAATTCAGCATGGCGCCCCTTCTTTCTCATCTTCCAGATGCGTGACTGAGGATGTGAGCAGCGTACTCTCTGATTGGCTGCCCTACAGAGTTGTTTTCCTCAGTGAACCTTCGCCAACTATCCCTTTGTTGGATTTGGGGGTTCCGCCTCTTTTCTGGGTGGCACGGAGTATGAATATCCTGCAGCGTGTGATGGAGTGAAATGAACATTCTAAAGGGAGAGGAAGTGAATCACACAATGGCATTTTAGGCAATAACTATATTTTTAACAGGGTGACAAATTACCTGGGCCAATAAACCTGCCATCTTCAAACTGGTCTTTGGTAGCCAGGCTTTCGCTACCCCCAGCTTCTCTGATtggaaaattgtttttttctggttTGGTTTAACACTCGCCCTCTCTTCATGTTTTTGGAGCAGACTGTTTCAGGGGCATAGGCGCCTGCCTGAACCATGAACCCAGAATCATCTCTCCTCTGTGTCCTGCCAAGACCCCATTTGCACTAATGCCTTCTTTCTGACCTTGAAATGAGCCCCTTCCCCTTTCACTATAAAAGCACTTACCAGCTAACGGTGGAGGAGTATCACAAAAGATTCAGGCTCCTGGCTGTTTCAGAACTCTGAGCTCAGACAGAGAGACTggagacttttaaaaagaatttgagCACTTGGAAACCATTAGCTGTTTTGGTTCCCCCCAAATATGTTAGCAtttatcctttccttttttccccccaagaccAGCTCAGGGTGGAGCATTTTGTCTAGGAGGAGAAAGATAAGAAGACTCCTCTCTCCCAAGAGCAAATTTCTGTGCTTCAGAGAAAGTAAATTTTGGATAGTCTTAGACAGCTCTCAGACTAACTTCCAGAATTAGTCTTTAACCACCCCATGGGTCTGGTCTGCAGTTTTGCATGAcaggttgttaatatttcatcTGTGGTGTGGTTTATGAATGCATCTGTTTCATCGGTATCTGGAGTGAAATAGCAAGCCCCAAATCTTTAAGGTTGGAAGGGACTTTAAAAGTCATCTAGTCcaacttctttcctttctctaccACCTCCCAATGTAGAAATCGCCTCCCCGCCCCCGACCCCCCAAATTCTTTCACAGGTGGGACTCCAACCTCTGTTTGAATGCTTCCAGAGATGGGAACTCACTACCTACGGAAGATAGAACTTAACAGAGATTTGCCACTTGcattaaaaaaacagatgaaatatcAGTAAATGTCTCAGACAGTACTGAAATCAGGTGGTTAAACGGGTGAACCAAACATACTGTATTTGAGAAATGGCACAAAAACAGGCAGTCACCTTTAAGGGCTACGCCTTAGGCAAACTACTAACATGCATTGTGAGAATACCGTGTATACCTCACGCACTGTGTACTCTGTACATACGTCGTACCTTTtctacatttgttgttgttttcactcTGACACTTGTTCTGTCGTCTGTGTCTGTCTGAATAACCTGCGTGTCTAAGACCACGTGAAATGTGAATGATCATTGGCAATATTACCTTGACAGAATCATGGGACTTGGAGAAGGAGGACAGAGACCTCTGTCGCACTAACGCTCTCGTGGTTGCTTGAATGTTGTATCTGTGATACATGACCCGGCTAAGGACTCTGGGTTTGCTGGGGCTTCGAAACACTAGACCCTTcctgtacatgtgtatatatgttgagaTGGCCGTTTCCGACTTGTAGAGAGATTTTAATAAATCTGGTTTCGTAAATAGGTGCAGTGACTTTCTTTGGAGTCCAATCCACCGTTACCTGGTGTAGGTTCACGCTGTGGATGCAAAGGTCGCTGGCTTCGGGCCTGGTATCCCAATGGGGAGATGAAGAAGTAAACAGCTGATGATTATATATGACCTTTGACAAAGCTGAACCCATTCACTTTTTCCATTGAAGTAGACAAATTCATTTTGATGGGTGAGACCAATTTGGTGAATCAGGCTGATGAGGGCTATGGGTTGAATTTAAGAGCTGAGAAACATTTGAAGAGGCGCATACATGAAAAAGTCTTGAGTTGTAAGAATCCCTCTGGCTTAAGGTCTTTCACAGACCCTTGAGAATTTGATGAAAACTGTGGACACCTCTCAGAAAAACGTCCATGTGTATCCAACAGAACTCTGTTGTAATTTCAGAGGTCCACATCCATCCCTGAATGTATCACAGGGCCTCCTGTTGAGAGCCAAACTccacccttccctcccccattaGACTTAATTACAATCATTAGTTGaggcccccccttttttttctgtaaatgtaaAAGTGGAACTAATAG from Bos mutus isolate GX-2022 chromosome 14, NWIPB_WYAK_1.1, whole genome shotgun sequence encodes the following:
- the TRIB1 gene encoding tribbles homolog 1 codes for the protein MRVGPVRSAMNGVSQPRTPALLLAAGRGTPAKRLLDADDAAAVAAKCPRLSECSSPPDYLSPPGSPCSPQPPPAAPGAGGGSGSAPGPSRIADYLLLPLAEREHVSRALCIHTGRELRCKVFPIKHYQDKIRPYIQLPSHRNITGIVEVILGETKAYVFFERDFGDMHSYVRSRKRLREEEAARLFKQIVSAVAHCHQSAIVLGDLKLRKFVFSTEERTQLRLESLEDTHIIKGEDDALSDKHGCPAYVSPEILNTTGTYSGKAADVWSLGVMLYTLLVGRYPFHDSDPSALFSKIRRGQFCIPDHISPKARCLIRSLLRREPSERLTAPEILLHPWFESVLEPGYIDSEVGTSDQIVPEYQEDSDISSFFC